The Solirubrobacter pauli sequence TCCGGACGGGCCGCGACGCCCGCCTCAGCGACGGCATCGACGTCGTGCTCGGCCGTCCCGCGACGAGCTTCTCCGCCTGGGCGGAGCGCGAGGTCACGTTCGCCGCAGCAGGATCCGCGAGATGAAGTGGTCGCCGCCCTTCTCGAGGATCAGGTCGGCGCGCGGCCGCGTCGGCTTGATGTTCTCGAGCAGGTTCGGGCGGTTGGTGCGCTGCCAGATGCCCTCGGCGACCGCGGTCGCCTCCTCGTCCGACAGCACGGCGTAGCGATGGAAGTAGGAGTCGGGGTCCTGGAACGCGCCGTTGCGGAGCTTGAGGAAGCGGTTCAGGTACCAGCGCTGGACGTCGGACTCCTCGGCGTCCAGGTACAGGGCGAAGTCCGCGAAGTCGGACACGTAGACGCGGCCGCTGCCGCGCTTGAGCACGTTCACGCCCTCGAGCACGACCACGTCGGGCCGGCGCACGACCTGCGACTCGTCCTCGACGATGTCGTAGATCAGGTGCGAGTAGACCGGCGCGCGGACCTCCTCCACGCCGCTCTTCAACTCCGCCACGAAGCGCAGCAGGCGCCGCCGGTCATAGCTCTCCGGGAAGCCCTTGCGGGCGAGGATGCCCTTCTCGATCAGGGTCGCGTTCGGGAGCAGGAAGCCGTCGGTGGTGACGAGCTCGACGCGCCACTCCGGGCGGATCGTCTGCAGCAGCCGCACGATCATCCGCGCGGCGGTCGACTTGCCGACCGCGACGCTTCCGCCGAGCGCGAGCAGGAACGGCACCGCGTGCTCCGGGTCGCCGAGGAACTCGCCCTGCGCGGCCGAGAGCTGCTTGGCGGCGTCGATCCGCAGCTCGAGCAGCCGCGCGAGCGGCAGGTAGACCTCGTCCACCTCGTCGGGCGCGACCGGCTCGCCCAGGCCGGAGAGCCGCGCCAGCTCGTCGTAGTCGAGGGTGACCGCGGTCGGGGCCGCCAGCTCGCTCCAGCGCGAGCGTGGGACCGCGACGAAGGGTGAAGCCGCGCCGAGCTTCAGCAACAGCGCGCTTGGGGTCTGGCTTCGCGCTCGTCCTGGCGCGCGCGCTCGAAGGCGCGACGGGTCATCACCGGCTCGTCCGGGTGGTCACGGCGGCGATGCTCGACGTAGCGGTCGTACGCCGTCTCACCGGACACCTCCCGCAGGTACCAGCGCACCCCGGTGAACACGTCCCTCACCGTCACGAGATCGTCTCCAGCTTGCGGTCGAACAGCCCGTCCGGCGCGTCGAGCTCGGACTCCTGCGCGGGCACCTCGGAAGTCGGCAGCGGCTCGCGCGACCGGATGGCCTTGATCGAGATGCGGGTGGCGTCGAGGATGACCACGATGATGAGGGTGGCGAAGAACGCGGCGAGCACGCCATCCACGGTCGAGTTTGTCACGACCGCGTTCATCTCGTCCAGGTCTTTGGCCGGAGGCAGGACCTGCCCGGCGGCGATCGCGTCCTGGAACTTGTCGCGCTGGGCGAAGAAGCCGAGCTTCGGGTCGCCGCTGAACACCTTCTGGTAGCTCGCGGTGAGCGTGACGACCGCGTCCCAGGCGAGCGGGATGCCGGTCACCCAGGCCCACTTGAGCTTGCCGTGCTTGATCAAGAGGACGGTGCAGAGCGTGAGCGCGATCGCCGCCAGCAGCTGGTTCGCGATGCCGAACAGCGGGAACAGCTGGTTGATCCCGCCGAGCGGGTCGGTCACACCCACGTACAGGAAGTAGCCCCAGGCGGCGACGATGATCGCGCTGCAGAGCCACACGCCCGGCTTCCACGACACGTCGCGGAACGGCTTGTACACGTTGCCGATCGTGTCCTGGAGCATGAAGCGCCCGACCCGCGTGCCCGCGTCCACCGTGGTGAGGATGAACAGGGCCTCGAACATGATCGCGAAGTGGTACCAGAACGCTTTCATGCCCTGGCCGGTCACTCCGGCGAAGATCTCGGACACGCCGAGCGCGAACGTCGGCGCGCCGCCGGTCTTGGAGATGAGCGACTCCTCCTCGACGGCCGTCGCGGCGGACTGCAGCGCGTCCGGGGTGATCGCGAACCCGATCCCGTTGACGAACTCCGACGCCGTCTGCACCGTGCCCCCGGTGACGCCCGCCGGTGAGTTGACCGCGAAGTACAGGCCCGGGTCGATGATCGACGCGGCGATGATCGCCATGATCGCGACGAAGGACTCCATCAGCATCGCGCCGTAGCCGATGAAGCGGACCTGCGTCTCCTTCTCGATCAGCTTCGGCGTGGTGCCGGACGCGATCAGCGAGTGGAAGCCCGAGAGCGCGCCGCACGCGATCGTGATGAACACGAACGGGAACAGCGAACCGGCGAACACCGGGCCCTCGCCGTTGGTGGCGAACTTCGTCACCGCCTCGTTCTCCATCACCGGGAGCGTCACGAGGATCCCGATCGCGAGGAGCACGATCGTGCCGATCTTCATGAACGTCGAGAGGTAGTCGCGCGGGGCGAGCAGCATCCAGACGGGCAGGACGGACGCCACGAAGCCGTACGCGATCAGGCAGAAGACGAGCGTCTCGGGTTCGAGCGTGAACGCGTCGGCGAGGCTCGAGTCCTGGACCCAGCCACCGGCCGCGATCACGATCAGCAGGAGCACCACGCCGATCAGCGAGACCTCCAGCACCCGCCCGGGCCGGATCACGCGCAGGTAGAAGCCCATGAACAGCGCGATCGGGATCGTCATCGCGATGCTGAACGTGCCCCAGGGCGAGTTCGCGAGCGCGTTGACGACGACGAGCGCCAGCACCGCGAGCAGGATCACCATGATCGAGAGGACGGCGACCAGCGCGGCGATGCCGCCGACCGGGCCGATCTCGTCGCGCGCCATCTGCCCGAGGCTCTTGCCATCGCGGCGCATCGAGAAGAACAGGACGACCATGTCCTGCACCGCGCCGGCGAAGATCACGCCGGCGACGATCCAGATCGTGCCCGGCAGGTAGCCCATCTGGGCCGCCAGCACGGGGCCGACGAGCGGCCCGGCGCCGGCGATCGCCGCGAAGTGGTGGCCGAAGAGGACGCGCCGGTCGGTCGGCTGGAAGTCGCGGTCGTTGTTCAGGCGCTCCGCGGGCGTGGCGCGGCGCGCGTCCGCCCCGAGCACCTTGTACTGGATGAACCGCGCGTAGAAGCGGTAGGCGATGGCGTACGAGCCGACGGCGGCCGCGATCAGCCAGGCGGCGCTGATCGACTCGTCGCGCACCAGCGCGATGACTCCCCAGGCGACGGCCCCGACGATGGCCACGGCCGACCAGATCGCGATGGACTTGGTCTTCACGGCTTTCCTCCCCCACGCGTACTGCCAGCGGCGGATTCCTCCCCGAGGTATGCGCTAGCTAAACGCGCGGACCCCGGCGGCGACCGCCGCTGCGACGAGCATCACGACGATCATCGGCGCCTTCGCCAGCATCGCGAGGATCGCGGCGGCGAGCCCGGCGGCGCGGGCATCGACCGCCAGGCCGTCGTCGGTGCCGAACGTCTCGTAGATCACGAGGCCCGCGAGCAGGGCGGGAGCGAGGAGTGCGGTCACCTGCAGCGCGCGCTGCGGCAGCTCGCGCGTGCCCAGGACGAGCGTGCCGGTGGCCTTGGCCGCGAACGTGCCGACGGCCAGCGCCGCGATCGTGATCCACACCGTCGTCATGTCGCGGCCGTCGTGCGCGTGTGCTTGAGGCCGATCAGCGCCGCGCACGCCGCGGCCACGACCGGGACCCCCGCGGGCGTGAACGGCATCAGCAGGAAGGCGATCGCGGCGCCGCCGGCCGCCGCGGAGAGCCGGACGCGGTCGCGCAGCTCACCGAACAGCAGGAAGGCGAAGAAGGCGGGGAACATCGCGTCGAGACCCAGCGCCTGCGGATCGCCGAGCACGGGGCCGAGCACCACGCCGGCCAGGGTGCCCGACCCCCAGGCCGCGAACTGCGGGAGCGTGGAGCCGATCAGCCGCTCGCGGTCGAACGTGCCGTCGCCACGGCTGGCCAGGGCGAACGAGGAGTCCACGATCGCGACCGACTCGATCGAGCGCTGCACGGGCCCGCCCTTCAGGAACGGGCCGATCGCCAGCCCCATCGGCAGCCAGCGCGCGTTGAGCAGCATGCCGGCCGCGATCGCGGCCAGCGCGCCGCCGCCGGTCACCAGGACGGTCAGCGCCGCGAACTGGGCAGCACCGGAGAAGACGATGAAGGACATCAGCACGGGGGCGATCGAGCCCATCACGGGCTGCGCGAGCACGCCGAACGAGAAGCCGCCGGCGAACGTCGGCAGGATCAGCGAGCCGCCGGCTCTCAAGCCTTCTCGGAAGTTGTCGTCCACGGTTGCACCTTACCGTATGATTTGCTCTTAGTGGTAATACCCACCCCCGAGACGATCAAGCTGCAAGGTGGCTCGTTGGCGCTGGACTTCGCCAACTCGGCCGACTGGACCGAGGACGAGGCGATCATCGAGGAGCAGGACGTGCTGCTCGAGCCGGCGTCGCTGGATCGCTGGGGCGAGCGGCTCGGCGTCGCGGGCCGGCCCGGCGGCGCGGCAGAGCTCGAGCGCGCGCGGGCACTGCGACGCGCGCTGCACACCCTGTTCTCGGCGCTGGCGCGGGACGAGGCGCCCGACGCCGACGCGCTCGCGCAGCTGCGCGA is a genomic window containing:
- a CDS encoding carbon starvation CstA family protein, with the translated sequence MKTKSIAIWSAVAIVGAVAWGVIALVRDESISAAWLIAAAVGSYAIAYRFYARFIQYKVLGADARRATPAERLNNDRDFQPTDRRVLFGHHFAAIAGAGPLVGPVLAAQMGYLPGTIWIVAGVIFAGAVQDMVVLFFSMRRDGKSLGQMARDEIGPVGGIAALVAVLSIMVILLAVLALVVVNALANSPWGTFSIAMTIPIALFMGFYLRVIRPGRVLEVSLIGVVLLLIVIAAGGWVQDSSLADAFTLEPETLVFCLIAYGFVASVLPVWMLLAPRDYLSTFMKIGTIVLLAIGILVTLPVMENEAVTKFATNGEGPVFAGSLFPFVFITIACGALSGFHSLIASGTTPKLIEKETQVRFIGYGAMLMESFVAIMAIIAASIIDPGLYFAVNSPAGVTGGTVQTASEFVNGIGFAITPDALQSAATAVEEESLISKTGGAPTFALGVSEIFAGVTGQGMKAFWYHFAIMFEALFILTTVDAGTRVGRFMLQDTIGNVYKPFRDVSWKPGVWLCSAIIVAAWGYFLYVGVTDPLGGINQLFPLFGIANQLLAAIALTLCTVLLIKHGKLKWAWVTGIPLAWDAVVTLTASYQKVFSGDPKLGFFAQRDKFQDAIAAGQVLPPAKDLDEMNAVVTNSTVDGVLAAFFATLIIVVILDATRISIKAIRSREPLPTSEVPAQESELDAPDGLFDRKLETIS
- a CDS encoding AzlC family ABC transporter permease yields the protein MDDNFREGLRAGGSLILPTFAGGFSFGVLAQPVMGSIAPVLMSFIVFSGAAQFAALTVLVTGGGALAAIAAGMLLNARWLPMGLAIGPFLKGGPVQRSIESVAIVDSSFALASRGDGTFDRERLIGSTLPQFAAWGSGTLAGVVLGPVLGDPQALGLDAMFPAFFAFLLFGELRDRVRLSAAAGGAAIAFLLMPFTPAGVPVVAAACAALIGLKHTRTTAAT
- a CDS encoding YbdD/YjiX family protein, with the protein product MRDVFTGVRWYLREVSGETAYDRYVEHRRRDHPDEPVMTRRAFERARQDEREARPQARCC
- a CDS encoding AzlD domain-containing protein: MTTVWITIAALAVGTFAAKATGTLVLGTRELPQRALQVTALLAPALLAGLVIYETFGTDDGLAVDARAAGLAAAILAMLAKAPMIVVMLVAAAVAAGVRAFS
- the coaA gene encoding type I pantothenate kinase, with amino-acid sequence MLKLGAASPFVAVPRSRWSELAAPTAVTLDYDELARLSGLGEPVAPDEVDEVYLPLARLLELRIDAAKQLSAAQGEFLGDPEHAVPFLLALGGSVAVGKSTAARMIVRLLQTIRPEWRVELVTTDGFLLPNATLIEKGILARKGFPESYDRRRLLRFVAELKSGVEEVRAPVYSHLIYDIVEDESQVVRRPDVVVLEGVNVLKRGSGRVYVSDFADFALYLDAEESDVQRWYLNRFLKLRNGAFQDPDSYFHRYAVLSDEEATAVAEGIWQRTNRPNLLENIKPTRPRADLILEKGGDHFISRILLRRT